In Drosophila pseudoobscura strain MV-25-SWS-2005 chromosome 4, UCI_Dpse_MV25, whole genome shotgun sequence, the following proteins share a genomic window:
- the LOC4816408 gene encoding uncharacterized protein, translating into MSSNFGPGPAAYMLPSQFDKGAGRGPQYSFGRRTGKKTIDVVGPGPAAYKVDNVTRHGRSDGLQFSILRRRPIKPAKIRYDFD; encoded by the exons ATGTCTAGCAATTTTG ggccaggaccagccGCTTACATGCTGCCCAGCCAGTTCGACAAGGGGGCGGGCCGTGGGCCGCAGTACTCCTTCGGCCGTCGGAcgggaaaaaaaacaatcgaCGTAGTCGGGCCTGGACCTGCCGCCTACAAGGTCGACAATGTCACTCGCCATGGCAGGTCGGATGGGCTGCAGTTTTCGATATTGCGGAGGAGACCCATAAAGCCCGCCAAAATAAGATACGATTTTGATTGA